Proteins co-encoded in one Neofelis nebulosa isolate mNeoNeb1 chromosome 2, mNeoNeb1.pri, whole genome shotgun sequence genomic window:
- the VWC2L gene encoding von Willebrand factor C domain-containing protein 2-like isoform X2: protein MALHIHEACILLLVILGLVTSAAISHEDYPADEGDQTSSNDNLIFDDYRGKGCVDDSGFVYKLGERFFPGHSNCPCVCALDGPVCDQPECPKIHPKCTKVEHNGCCPECKEVKNFCEYHGKNYKILEEFKVQTALQELQ, encoded by the coding sequence ATGGCTCTTCATATTCATGAAGCTTGCATACTTCTGTTGGTCATCCTTGGATTAGTCACTTCTGCTGCCATCAGTCATGAAGACTATCCTGCTGATGAAGGTGACCAGACCTCCAGTAATGACAATCTGATCTTTGATGACTATCGAGGGAAAGGGTGTGTGGATGACAGCGGCTTTGTATACAAGTTGGGAGAACGATTTTTCCCAGGGCATTCCAACTGTCCATGTGTCTGTGCTCTGGATGGACCTGTTTGTGATCAGCCAGAATGCCCTAAAATTCACCCAAAGTGTACTAAAGTGGAACACAATGGATGCTGCCCTGAGTGCAAAGAAGTGAAAAACTTTTGTGAATATCATgggaaaaattacaaaatctTGGAGGAATTTAAG